One genomic window of Haloferax mediterranei ATCC 33500 includes the following:
- the gyrB gene encoding DNA topoisomerase (ATP-hydrolyzing) subunit B, translating to MSQDNEYGAGQIQVLEGLEAVRKRPAMYIGSTDSRGLHHLVYEVVDNSIDEALAGYCDAIEVALHEDGSVSVTDNGRGIPVDTHEQYDRPALEVIMTVLHAGGKFDNKSYQVSGGLHGVGVSVVNALSQKLEVEVKRDGAVWTHRFEHGEPKPDQFERVRDLEPGEDTGTTIRFWPEGEIFETTEFDFKTLENRLRELAFLNSGVEITLTDERTDKSSTFLFEGGIREFVEYLNETKTALHDDLIYYEDESEGIEVEIAMQATDELQGSIHAFANNINTREGGTHLTGFKTALTRVVNDYANSEGMLSDLDGDNLRGEDVREGLTAVISVKHPDPQFEGQTKTKLGNSEVRGIVESVTHEQLGTFFEENPDTATAIISKAVEAARARKAAKQAEELTRRKSALESTSLPGKLADCQTRDPTESELFVVEGDSAGGSAKQGRDRKFQAILPLRGKILNVEKHRLDRILENNEVRALITAIGAGIGDEFDIEKARYQRIILMTDADVDGAHIRTLLLTLLYRHMRPLIEAGYVYAAQPPLYRVRYRGNTYDVMTEEERDRIIEEKCNGNPTQVQRFKGLGEMNPDQLWETTMNPENRVLKRITVEDAAAADRMFNILMGDAVGPRKQFIKDHATDAEWVDI from the coding sequence GGGTTGGAAGCCGTTCGAAAGCGTCCGGCGATGTACATCGGGTCCACCGATTCTCGCGGACTCCATCACCTCGTCTACGAAGTCGTCGACAACTCTATCGACGAAGCGCTTGCGGGGTACTGCGACGCTATCGAAGTAGCCCTCCACGAGGATGGTTCTGTCAGCGTCACGGACAACGGCCGCGGTATTCCGGTAGATACGCACGAACAGTACGACCGACCCGCACTAGAGGTCATCATGACCGTCCTCCACGCAGGCGGGAAGTTCGACAACAAGTCCTACCAGGTTTCCGGGGGACTCCACGGCGTCGGTGTCTCTGTCGTCAACGCGCTCTCGCAGAAACTCGAAGTCGAAGTCAAGCGCGACGGCGCAGTCTGGACGCACCGCTTCGAGCACGGCGAACCGAAGCCGGACCAGTTCGAGCGCGTTCGCGACCTCGAACCCGGCGAAGATACCGGAACCACCATTCGATTCTGGCCGGAGGGAGAAATCTTCGAGACGACCGAGTTCGACTTCAAGACGCTCGAAAACCGTCTCCGCGAACTCGCGTTCCTCAACTCGGGCGTCGAGATTACGCTCACCGACGAGCGAACCGACAAATCGAGCACCTTCCTCTTCGAAGGCGGCATCCGCGAGTTCGTCGAGTACCTCAACGAGACGAAGACGGCGCTCCACGACGACCTCATCTACTACGAAGACGAGTCCGAAGGCATTGAGGTCGAAATCGCCATGCAGGCGACCGACGAACTGCAAGGTTCCATCCACGCCTTCGCCAACAACATCAACACGCGCGAAGGCGGGACGCACCTGACCGGGTTCAAGACCGCGCTGACCCGCGTCGTCAACGACTACGCGAACTCCGAGGGGATGCTCTCGGACCTCGACGGCGACAATCTCCGCGGCGAGGACGTTCGTGAGGGTCTCACCGCCGTCATCTCGGTCAAGCACCCCGACCCGCAGTTCGAGGGGCAGACGAAGACGAAACTCGGCAACTCCGAGGTTCGTGGTATCGTCGAAAGTGTCACTCACGAGCAACTCGGGACGTTCTTCGAGGAGAACCCGGACACGGCGACGGCCATCATCTCGAAGGCCGTCGAGGCCGCTCGCGCCCGCAAAGCCGCAAAGCAGGCCGAGGAACTCACGCGCCGCAAGTCCGCACTCGAATCAACGTCGCTGCCGGGCAAACTCGCGGACTGTCAGACGCGCGACCCCACGGAGTCCGAACTGTTCGTCGTCGAGGGTGACTCCGCAGGTGGCTCTGCGAAACAGGGCCGCGACCGCAAGTTCCAGGCGATTCTTCCCCTCCGCGGGAAGATTCTGAACGTCGAGAAACACCGTCTCGACCGAATCCTCGAAAACAACGAAGTTCGAGCGCTCATCACCGCCATCGGCGCGGGTATCGGCGACGAATTCGACATCGAGAAGGCGCGCTACCAGCGCATCATTCTGATGACTGACGCCGACGTTGACGGAGCACACATCCGAACGTTGCTCCTGACGCTTCTGTACCGGCACATGCGCCCCCTCATCGAAGCGGGCTACGTCTACGCGGCGCAACCCCCGCTGTACCGCGTTCGCTACCGCGGCAACACCTACGATGTGATGACCGAGGAGGAACGTGACCGCATCATCGAAGAGAAGTGCAACGGCAACCCCACGCAGGTCCAGCGGTTCAAGGGTCTCGGCGAAATGAATCCCGACCAACTGTGGGAGACGACGATGAACCCCGAAAACCGCGTCCTCAAGCGCATCACTGTCGAGGACGCCGCCGCGGCCGACCGCATGTTCAATATCCTGATGGGCGACGCCGTCGGTCCGCGAAAGCAGTTCATCAAGGACCACGCGACAGACGCCGAGTGGGTAGATATCTAA
- the gyrA gene encoding DNA gyrase subunit A — protein MSSDAPDTFEPDAGIAAEVKNARIEDEMEQSYIDYAMSVIAGRALPDVRDGLKPVHRRILYAMHEAGVTAHSSHRKSSSIVGETMGDYHPHGDSAIYDALARMAQDFSMRYPLVDGQGNFGSVDGDPPAAMRYTEARMSPIAEELLEDIDKDTVDFQSNYDDRMQEPTVLPSSFPNLLVNGSSGIAVGMSTNIPPHNLGEVIDATVELIENSDATVTDLMEHVKGPDFPTGANIVGRNAVHKAYKTGRGRVRVRADYDVFEEEGRIVINELPYQENKARLIERIADDVNAGKIEGIRDIRDESDRDGIRVVIELKRGAMAEVVKNQLLDNHLESTFGVINLALVDGQPKVLTLKETLQHYLDHRRDVVRRRSEYELAEAEDRAHILEGRLKALENIDNVVETIRNSESRDDAKAALRGEVTVEVDGEALPSFDFSEDQANHIVSMQLGSLTSMEAAEIEDEYEEVEATIERLETILADQSELDAVIEEELLEIKDEYADERRTSFVANTGEVTRADLIPEEDVVVIVSEDDYIKRMPVSRFRAQNRGGKGIIGTDLKEGDNVSSVFVTNTHDDLLCFTNHGQVYQLKAYQVPEMSRTARGKSAVNLLDFDDGEEITAVVNCDDLEEVDGYLTMVTQSGYIKRTSVDNFQNILSTGIIATKLDEGDELADVEVTDGTHDLVIGTEQGMSIRFHEDEVRAMGRSARGVRGIKLEDDDVVAGVAAIDEDHHSWVLTVTENGYGKRTDIDAYRSQSRNGKGLIDIKANERNGPVCSINTVGEGDHLVVMSDEGQILRTPVEDISTVGRNTMGVIVMDLDAGDTVASVDVIPPKMTTEEEELEDDADAEAEVEAVADEE, from the coding sequence ATGAGTTCTGACGCACCAGATACATTCGAACCCGACGCGGGCATCGCGGCGGAAGTGAAGAACGCACGCATCGAAGACGAGATGGAACAGTCGTACATCGACTACGCGATGTCGGTCATCGCGGGTCGCGCACTCCCCGACGTGCGCGACGGTCTCAAGCCGGTCCACCGGCGTATTCTCTATGCGATGCACGAGGCTGGCGTGACCGCCCACTCGTCGCACCGAAAGTCCTCGTCCATCGTGGGCGAGACGATGGGTGACTACCACCCGCACGGCGACTCCGCCATCTACGACGCCCTCGCGCGCATGGCGCAGGATTTCTCCATGCGCTACCCCCTCGTCGACGGGCAGGGGAACTTCGGGTCCGTCGACGGCGACCCACCGGCCGCGATGCGGTACACGGAAGCGCGGATGTCCCCCATCGCCGAGGAACTCCTCGAAGATATCGACAAGGACACCGTCGACTTCCAGTCGAACTACGACGACCGCATGCAGGAACCGACGGTCCTCCCGTCGTCGTTCCCGAACCTGCTCGTCAACGGTTCGTCGGGTATCGCGGTCGGGATGTCCACGAACATTCCGCCGCACAACCTCGGTGAGGTCATCGACGCCACCGTCGAACTCATCGAGAATTCCGACGCGACCGTCACGGACCTGATGGAACACGTCAAGGGCCCCGACTTCCCGACCGGCGCGAACATCGTCGGTCGAAACGCGGTCCACAAGGCGTACAAGACGGGTCGCGGCCGCGTTCGCGTCCGCGCCGACTACGACGTGTTCGAAGAGGAAGGCCGCATCGTCATCAACGAACTCCCGTATCAGGAAAACAAGGCCCGCCTCATCGAGCGCATCGCCGACGACGTAAACGCCGGCAAAATCGAGGGCATCCGCGACATCCGCGACGAGTCCGACCGCGACGGCATCCGCGTCGTCATCGAACTCAAACGTGGCGCGATGGCTGAAGTCGTCAAGAACCAACTGCTCGACAACCACCTCGAATCGACCTTCGGCGTCATCAACCTCGCACTGGTCGACGGCCAACCGAAGGTCCTCACGCTGAAAGAGACGCTGCAACACTATCTCGACCACCGCCGTGACGTGGTTCGACGGCGCTCCGAGTACGAACTCGCCGAGGCCGAAGACCGCGCACACATCCTCGAAGGCCGCCTGAAGGCCCTCGAAAACATCGACAACGTTGTCGAGACCATCCGGAACTCCGAGAGCCGAGACGACGCCAAAGCCGCACTCCGTGGCGAAGTGACAGTCGAAGTCGACGGCGAGGCGCTCCCGTCGTTCGACTTCTCCGAGGACCAGGCGAACCACATCGTCTCGATGCAACTCGGTTCGCTCACCTCGATGGAAGCGGCCGAAATCGAAGACGAGTACGAGGAGGTCGAAGCGACTATCGAGCGCCTCGAAACCATCCTCGCCGATCAGTCCGAACTCGACGCCGTCATCGAGGAGGAACTCCTCGAAATCAAAGACGAGTACGCCGACGAGCGACGGACCTCCTTCGTCGCCAACACCGGCGAGGTCACGCGTGCCGACCTCATTCCCGAGGAAGACGTGGTCGTCATCGTCAGCGAGGACGACTACATCAAACGCATGCCTGTCTCCCGATTCCGCGCCCAGAACCGCGGCGGGAAAGGCATCATCGGTACGGACCTAAAAGAAGGGGACAACGTCTCGTCGGTGTTCGTCACGAACACCCACGACGACCTGTTGTGCTTCACCAACCACGGACAGGTCTACCAACTCAAGGCCTACCAGGTGCCCGAGATGTCGCGAACGGCCCGCGGGAAGTCCGCGGTCAATCTGCTCGACTTCGACGACGGTGAGGAGATTACCGCCGTCGTCAACTGCGACGACTTGGAGGAAGTCGACGGCTACCTGACGATGGTAACCCAGAGCGGTTACATCAAGCGTACCAGCGTCGATAACTTCCAGAACATCCTTTCGACGGGTATCATCGCCACCAAACTCGACGAGGGCGACGAACTCGCCGACGTGGAAGTCACAGACGGCACTCACGACCTCGTTATCGGCACCGAGCAGGGGATGTCCATCCGGTTCCACGAGGATGAAGTCCGCGCGATGGGTCGTTCGGCCCGCGGCGTTCGCGGCATCAAACTCGAAGACGACGACGTAGTCGCCGGTGTCGCCGCCATCGACGAGGACCACCACAGTTGGGTGCTCACCGTCACCGAGAACGGCTACGGGAAGCGTACCGACATCGACGCCTATCGCTCGCAGTCGCGCAACGGGAAAGGTCTCATCGACATCAAGGCCAACGAGCGAAACGGCCCGGTCTGCTCTATCAACACTGTCGGTGAAGGCGACCACCTCGTCGTCATGTCCGACGAAGGGCAGATTCTCCGGACCCCCGTCGAAGACATCTCGACGGTCGGCCGCAACACGATGGGCGTCATCGTCATGGACCTCGATGCGGGCGACACCGTCGCCTCCGTCGACGTGATTCCGCCGAAGATGACGACCGAAGAGGAAGAACTCGAAGACGACGCGGACGCTGAGGCGGAAGTCGAAGCGGTCGCCGACGAAGAGTAA
- a CDS encoding NUDIX domain-containing protein codes for MPAPREAPAPHDLAAGVVVIRDDAILAVYEKDRWGLPKGGSEPGEFFFETAAREAEEETGVPVDIQSLAFTSEIRGPNRRIYLQRFYHATPQEAVEPSPSDPDDEIERAAYIPLSELGTTLTYRPRVEPLRDWLRDRKPRHYTYDLTSEPSHVEE; via the coding sequence ATGCCAGCGCCCAGAGAAGCGCCAGCACCGCACGACTTGGCCGCGGGCGTCGTCGTCATTCGGGACGACGCCATCCTCGCAGTCTACGAGAAGGACCGATGGGGACTGCCGAAAGGCGGGTCCGAACCCGGGGAGTTCTTCTTCGAAACGGCCGCTCGCGAGGCTGAAGAAGAGACCGGGGTTCCGGTCGACATCCAATCGCTCGCATTCACGAGCGAGATTCGCGGTCCAAACCGCCGTATCTACCTCCAGCGGTTCTACCACGCGACGCCGCAGGAAGCGGTCGAACCCAGTCCGAGCGACCCGGATGACGAAATCGAGAGGGCGGCGTACATCCCGCTTTCCGAACTCGGGACGACGCTCACCTACCGCCCGCGGGTCGAACCGCTCCGCGACTGGCTCAGAGACCGCAAACCGCGGCACTACACCTACGACCTGACGAGCGAACCGTCGCACGTCGAAGAGTAG
- the rocF gene encoding arginase: MAKSVRIIGAPTDYGANRRGVDMGPSAIRYAGLTDQLESADVSPEDAGDLTVPHHAIHDADAGGDNAKHINEVEEVCTALADAVANALDDGVTPLALGGDHSIAIGSMVGSARDADIGVVWFDAHGDFNTPETSPSGNVHGMPLAAALGIGDFEGVEWANAPSLKEENVAIVGLRDVDENETTAIHDSDVTAYTMSDIDERGITEVTQDALDVATSGTDGVHVSLDLDWLDPREAPGVGTPVRGGATYREAHAAMELVAESGAMRSLELVEVNPILDEHNETATLATELAASAFGKRIL, from the coding sequence ATGGCGAAATCTGTCCGAATTATCGGCGCACCAACGGATTACGGTGCAAACCGACGTGGCGTGGATATGGGCCCTTCCGCGATTCGATACGCAGGACTTACGGACCAACTCGAATCCGCTGACGTCTCACCGGAAGACGCCGGCGACCTCACGGTCCCACACCACGCGATTCACGACGCCGATGCTGGTGGAGATAACGCCAAGCACATCAACGAAGTCGAAGAGGTCTGTACGGCGCTCGCTGACGCCGTCGCGAACGCACTCGACGATGGCGTAACGCCACTCGCCCTTGGCGGTGACCACTCAATTGCAATCGGGTCGATGGTCGGAAGCGCACGTGACGCCGACATCGGCGTCGTCTGGTTCGACGCCCACGGCGACTTCAACACGCCCGAAACCTCGCCGTCGGGGAACGTCCACGGCATGCCCCTTGCCGCCGCGCTCGGCATCGGTGACTTCGAGGGCGTCGAGTGGGCTAACGCACCGAGCCTGAAAGAAGAAAACGTCGCTATCGTCGGCCTCCGCGACGTCGACGAAAACGAGACGACGGCGATTCACGACAGTGACGTGACCGCCTACACGATGTCTGACATCGACGAGCGCGGCATCACCGAAGTGACTCAGGACGCGCTCGATGTCGCCACGAGCGGAACCGACGGTGTCCACGTCAGTCTCGACCTCGACTGGCTCGACCCCAGAGAGGCACCTGGCGTCGGGACGCCCGTCCGCGGTGGAGCCACGTACCGCGAGGCCCACGCGGCGATGGAACTCGTCGCCGAGTCGGGGGCGATGCGTTCGCTCGAACTCGTCGAAGTCAACCCCATCCTCGACGAGCACAACGAGACGGCCACGCTCGCGACCGAACTCGCCGCCAGTGCCTTCGGGAAGCGTATCCTCTGA
- a CDS encoding NAD-dependent epimerase/dehydratase family protein, protein MNGKRVLVTGGAGFIGSNLANHLAADNDVVAVDDLYLGTPENLDDAVEFHDMSVLDDDLPTEDVDVVFHLAALSSYKMHEENPTKGARVNVEGFVNTVEQARNDGCDTVVYASTSSIYGSRTEPSPEDMPVEARTGYEASKLARERYAEYFHNHYDMQLAGLRFFSVYQGFGGAEEHKGEFANTIAQFADKIANGEAPELFGDGSQTRDFTHVDDIVRGIELAADHRLQGIYNLGTGESYSFNEMVEMINEVLGTDVEPEYIENPLEVYVHDTMADCTKIHEETGWEPEITFEEGVQRVCKPYLDD, encoded by the coding sequence ATGAACGGGAAACGAGTCCTCGTCACCGGCGGTGCCGGATTCATCGGCTCGAACCTCGCAAACCACCTCGCTGCGGATAACGACGTGGTTGCGGTCGACGACCTCTACCTCGGGACGCCCGAGAATCTCGATGATGCCGTGGAGTTCCACGATATGAGCGTCCTCGACGACGACCTGCCGACCGAGGATGTGGACGTAGTGTTCCACCTCGCAGCGCTGTCGTCGTACAAAATGCACGAAGAAAACCCCACGAAGGGTGCTCGCGTCAACGTCGAGGGGTTCGTGAACACGGTCGAACAGGCACGAAACGACGGCTGTGACACCGTCGTCTACGCCTCCACGTCCTCCATTTACGGTTCCCGGACGGAACCCTCTCCCGAAGACATGCCGGTCGAGGCCAGAACTGGCTACGAAGCGTCGAAACTCGCCCGCGAGCGCTATGCGGAGTATTTCCACAACCACTACGACATGCAACTCGCCGGTCTCCGATTCTTCTCGGTGTATCAGGGCTTCGGCGGCGCAGAAGAACACAAAGGTGAGTTCGCGAACACCATCGCACAGTTCGCCGACAAAATCGCAAACGGCGAGGCACCGGAACTCTTCGGCGACGGCTCCCAAACCCGCGACTTCACGCACGTCGACGATATCGTTCGCGGTATCGAACTCGCTGCGGACCACCGGCTACAGGGTATCTACAACCTCGGGACGGGCGAGAGCTATTCGTTCAACGAGATGGTCGAGATGATAAACGAAGTTCTCGGGACCGATGTCGAACCGGAGTACATCGAAAACCCCCTCGAAGTCTACGTCCACGACACGATGGCCGACTGCACGAAGATTCACGAGGAAACCGGCTGGGAACCCGAAATTACATTCGAGGAAGGCGTCCAGCGCGTCTGTAAGCCGTACCTCGACGACTGA
- a CDS encoding Rrf2 family transcriptional regulator: protein MSSIELTSSQKTILTALINLYRESEDAVKGEDIAEEVNRNPGTIRNQMQSLKALQLVEGVPGPKGGYKPTANAYEALDVDKMDEPASVPLFHNDEQVDGVNVDGIDLSSVHHPELCRAEIHVQGSVRDFHEGDKIRVGPTPLSKLVIDGTLDGKDDTSNILILRIDDMQAPIGEPQH, encoded by the coding sequence ATGTCATCAATCGAGCTCACTTCGAGTCAGAAAACTATCCTTACCGCACTCATCAACCTCTACCGAGAATCTGAAGATGCGGTGAAAGGTGAAGACATCGCAGAAGAAGTCAACCGCAACCCCGGTACCATCCGCAACCAGATGCAGAGCCTGAAGGCACTCCAGCTTGTCGAGGGTGTACCGGGACCGAAGGGTGGCTACAAGCCAACCGCGAACGCCTACGAAGCGCTCGATGTTGACAAGATGGACGAGCCTGCGTCGGTTCCGCTGTTCCACAACGACGAACAGGTCGACGGCGTCAACGTCGACGGAATCGACCTCTCCAGCGTCCACCACCCCGAACTGTGCCGTGCCGAGATTCACGTGCAGGGCTCGGTCCGTGACTTCCACGAGGGCGACAAGATTCGTGTCGGCCCCACGCCGCTTTCGAAGCTCGTCATCGACGGCACGCTCGACGGTAAAGACGACACGAGCAACATTCTCATCCTGCGCATTGACGATATGCAGGCACCCATCGGCGAACCGCAGCACTGA
- a CDS encoding NAD(P)/FAD-dependent oxidoreductase: MSTQVVVLGSGYAGAGAVKRLEEELGYDAQLTWVAEHDYHLVLHEVHRCIRDPSVESSIAIPVDEVKSNETEFVKGRATDVDVDERVVELEGGDTVDYDYLLVAIGSSTAFFGIEGLKEFAHQLKGLDDAREIHQDIKQAAKDASRDDPAKVVIGGAGLSGIQTAAEVAEYRDMNRAPIDIQVVEGMDEIFPGNDPELQGALRRRLEELDIEILTGDFISKVDEETVFLGGGEDVEPEELPYDVLVWTGGITGQPEARDLELEQDERSHRFFAEEDFQTSDERVFAVGDCALVEQGPDNVAPPTAQAAWDAADVAGENIARAIAGKPLKRWTFTDKGTVISIGEDAVAHGVKFPVVGEFPVNVFGGPLARMLKKGIAANWISDVTSPKRALSAWNDL, encoded by the coding sequence ATGAGCACGCAGGTCGTCGTTCTCGGCTCAGGGTATGCCGGGGCCGGCGCAGTAAAACGCCTCGAAGAAGAACTCGGTTACGACGCACAACTGACGTGGGTCGCCGAACACGACTACCACCTCGTCCTCCACGAGGTCCACCGATGCATCCGTGACCCGAGCGTCGAGTCGAGCATCGCGATTCCCGTCGACGAAGTCAAATCCAACGAAACGGAGTTCGTCAAGGGCCGCGCGACGGACGTCGATGTCGACGAGCGCGTCGTCGAACTCGAAGGCGGCGACACTGTCGACTACGATTACCTGCTTGTCGCTATCGGGTCTTCGACCGCATTCTTCGGCATCGAGGGCCTCAAAGAGTTCGCCCACCAGCTCAAGGGTCTCGACGACGCCCGCGAGATTCACCAGGACATCAAGCAGGCGGCCAAAGACGCTTCCCGCGACGACCCCGCGAAGGTCGTTATCGGCGGTGCTGGTCTCTCCGGTATCCAGACCGCCGCCGAAGTCGCAGAGTACCGCGACATGAACCGTGCGCCTATCGACATTCAGGTCGTCGAAGGGATGGACGAAATCTTCCCCGGCAACGACCCTGAACTGCAGGGTGCACTCCGTCGCCGCCTCGAAGAACTCGACATCGAAATCCTGACCGGCGACTTCATCTCGAAGGTCGACGAGGAGACGGTCTTCCTCGGCGGCGGCGAGGACGTCGAACCCGAGGAACTCCCCTACGACGTGCTCGTCTGGACCGGCGGTATCACCGGCCAGCCCGAAGCACGGGACCTCGAACTCGAACAGGACGAGCGTTCCCACCGCTTCTTCGCCGAAGAGGACTTCCAGACGAGCGACGAGCGCGTCTTCGCGGTCGGTGACTGTGCCCTCGTCGAGCAGGGCCCCGACAACGTTGCCCCGCCGACGGCGCAGGCCGCCTGGGACGCCGCGGACGTTGCTGGCGAGAACATCGCTCGCGCTATCGCCGGAAAACCACTCAAGCGCTGGACGTTCACCGACAAAGGGACGGTCATCTCCATCGGTGAGGACGCCGTCGCTCACGGCGTGAAGTTCCCCGTCGTCGGCGAGTTCCCGGTCAACGTCTTCGGCGGTCCGCTCGCTCGGATGCTGAAGAAGGGTATCGCCGCGAACTGGATTTCCGACGTGACCTCGCCGAAGCGCGCGCTCTCCGCCTGGAACGACCTGTAA